The Mesoterricola silvestris sequence CGGTCAAGGCCGGGAACGTGGTCACTTTCGCGGGCGATACCAACAAGTATATCGCCGCTGCCGATCTGGCCGGTGGTGTGCTCACCCTCGCCGCCCCCGGTCTGCTCCAGGCCGTGGCCGACAACGCCGCCATCACCGTGGGCGCCACCTTCACCGGCAACATGGGCTTCGAACGCGCCGCGATCAAGCTCCTGACTCGCACCCCCGCCATGCCCGAAGAGGGCGATGACGCGGATGACGTCTACAACCTGACGGACCCCTTCTCCGGCCTCACCTTCCAGATCGCCAAATACAAGCTCTACCGGCGCATCAAGTATGAGGTGGGCCTGGCCTGGGGCGTCAAGGCGCTCAAGTCCGAATTCATCGCCGATCTGCTCGGCTAGTCGCAATCATCCCGGGGGTTTTCGGACCCCCGGGCTTCATTCGGATGAGCCATGACCGAAGCCCTGCAAGCGCCTGTTCTCACCCCCATGGTGTGGTTATGGGAAGACACGGGCGGTCCCCGAACCGCCGATGTGCATCCCGACGAAGTGCAGAACTTCATCCATGCCGGCTGGGCGATTGCTGAGTCCAAGGAAGGCGAAAAGTCCCTTGACGACATGAAGGCCGGGGAACTCATCGCCTATGCCGAGTCCAACAACCTGGACATCGGCGGTCTGGTCTTCCAGGCGGGCAAGGAAAAGATCCTCGCAGCGGTGAAGGAAGCCCGCACCAAGAAGGCCAACTAGCATGGCTCTCACCACCACCCCCGGCGCGTCCGACGCGGATACCATGGCCTCCCTCGCAGAGGCCTTGGATCACATCGCCACGTTGACCGCTGCGCAGTCCAAGGGGTGGCCCACGGATGTCCCAAGCCAGGAAGCGGCGCTGAAACAGGGCGCCCGCAAGATGAACGCGCTCGACTACAAGGGCTCTCGCGTGGCCTCGGAAGAGGCCCAGCCGATGCCCTTCCCTCGTGTGGGGATCTATGATCGGAGCGGGTTCCCCATCCCCTCCGATGTGGTCCCCATGGCGGTCAAACGTGCCCAGATCGAACTTTCCATCTGGCTCTGGCTCAAGAACCGCAACACGGACGCCGCCCCGTCCCGGCTCAAAGTGGGCTCCCTGGAAATCGAAGGGCAGACCACCCAAGCCTTCCCCGATCACGTTCTCGCTTACCTCGCCCCGTATCTCAACAGCTACGGGTCCAGCGTCATGTTGGTGCGTGGATGAGCGGGCACGGGGAAGTCCTCCAGCAAGCGGCTTTCGACGCCATCGAAGACAACGGCGAGCCCATCACCCTCGTTCGCGTGGTGACGGGGACGCCAGATCCGGTGACGGGCGAGGCCGCGCAGACGCGGAAGGAACAGACGGTGCAGGCCATCGTCGCCAAGGCGTCCGGTGGTGTCATTCAGGCGTTCGACAACCGCCTGGAGAAGGGCACCCTCATTGAAACCCACCTGCGGGCGGTCATGGTCGCCGGCCTGGGCCTGAAGTTCGACCCCATGCCGGGGGACAAGGCCGAATTCGATGATTCCGTCTGGACTGTTCTTGGAACCACCCCGGAACGGGCCGAAGGGCTCAACATCACGTTCAACCTCACGGTGCAGCGATGAGTTGCGCCAATGACATCCGCGCCTTCCAGAAGAAGACGGGAATCACTGCAAACCGGTTCGTCCGCAAGGTGATTTACGACTTCCTGAGCGAACTGGTTCTCCTGACGCCAGTGGACACCGGCTGGGCTCGTTCCAACTGGTTCGCCGGGGACGAGCGGATGGTCAACATTGACCAGACCCGAGCCAAGAGCGGAGGGCCGTCCCTGTCCCGCTGCGCAACCTACGTTTCTGGCCTCCGGGCGGGTGGCATCACCTACCTTTCCAACAATGTCCCCTACATCATACCTCTGGAGTATGGCCATTCAACCCAGGCTCCTGCCGGGATGGCGCGTGTCGCCGTTGACCGCTGGAACAAGATTTTCCTGAAGTCGCTGGCAGAGGTGGTGCGATGAGCATCAACCTTTGCCGTGCTGCGGGCGAGATCCAGTTGAAGGCTCTTCCCGGGCTGGATCCCGCGCTCGTTGCGCTGCCTGGAATCGCATTCACCAAGCCCAGTCCTGCCGTCCTCTTCTTTCGGTATGACTTCATCCCAACTGGATCCTGGAGGGCGCTTGGAGATCCCAGCAAGCGGTTTTACCGGGGCATCTTTCAGATCACCCCATGTGCCCCCGCTGGCAAAGGGCTTGCGGCTCTCACCATGGCGGTCGATGCCGTCATTGCCCAATTTGGGCACCAACGCCTTATCCAGGGCGGCGTAACGCTCGACACCGAAGACGCTAATCCGGGACCTGTCAACACCGAAACCGACTGGGTTTCCTGCCCTGTCTCCATCGCTTTTGAAACGAGGTGATCCATGCAAATTACCTACATCCCCGAAACCACGCTGAACACGACCCCGAGCACTCCGGTTGGGATCACCCTGCGTTGCACGGATTACGATTCCAACATCTCCATCCCCAACGTGGAATCCAATGAGATCCGCACGGATCGTCAGCGGTCCCCCGGCGCGATGGGTGCCCCCGAAGCCTCGCCTTCGATCAAGGGTGAACTCAGCTACGCCACCCTGGACGACTTCCTTGCGGCGGCTCTGGGGGCCACCTGGAGCCCCAGCCTGGCCTCTGTGAATCTCGCCGTGGATGGCAGCGCGAAGACCATCACCCGGGCTACGGGAGATTTCGTGGCTGATGGGTTCGCCATTGGGCATACCGTCACCATGGCGGGGTTCACCAACGGCGGCAACAACAGTTCCCAGACCATCACCAACGTAACCACGACTGTCCTGACCTTCAGCGGCGCTACGGGTCTAGTGACTGAAACCTCCGCAGCGGGGCGCACGATCACCGGAAATACCCTCAAGGTGGGCGGAACCTCCGTCACGCCCAAGAGCGTCACCTTGGAGCACAAGGATCAGAGCACTTCGACCACCAAATACCAACCCATGACGGGCGTGGTCGTGAACAAGCTCGGACTCTCTGGAGCCCTCAAGGAAACCGTCCAGTATTCCCTGGAACTCCTGGCCATGACGGTTGGGACCATGACGGCCTCCACCCTGTTCTCCAGCATCGGGGCCGCGAACACCAATCCCGTTTTCGGGAACGTCATCGGAAGTCTCAAGCTCAATGCCGTCTCCATGCCCAACGTCACGAAGTGGAGCATGGACTTCGACAATAGCTCCGAAGTAGGCCGGGTCTGTTTCAGCACCGCCGCGCACAACGCGACCCAGAAGGCCGTAAAGATCACCGGCACCCTAGAAGTCTACTTCGCGGATCACACGCAGTCCGACCGCTACGCCGCCGGAACCGAATTCCCCCTCTCCCTGACCCTCGGTGATGGGGCCAGCAAGAGCTACGTCATCGACTGCGGACGGGCCAAGATCACCGACCGCAAGAACCCCGAAAAGGACGGCGTCCGCATCGAGACGCTGACCTATGAAGCCTATGTGCCGCTTACCGGCACGGCCACAGCCTGTTTCATCACCCGCAAGCCCTAGGAGTCACCGTGGATCTCAGCAAAGTCAAAGCCGTCGATAGCGTCATCGTCAAGCCGGATCATCCCGCCCTGCTTGGGGTCGAGATCACGCTGGCTGGAGCCGTTCATCCCGCCACCAAGAAGGCGGAACGCGACCGTGCCGATGCCATGGTCAAGGGTCGCAAGATCGCACGTGGCGATGAGCGTGAGGCCATCCAGAACGCTTACATCGCGGCCCGCATCATCGGTTGGACGGGGATCGAATGGGAAGGGGAGGCGCTTCCCTACTCGCCCGAAAACGCCCTGATGCTCGTGTCGAATCCCAATCTCGCAATCCTCCGCGAAGCCATCGTGGCCGAGATGGGGAACGACGAAGTTTTTTTCAAGGTCTAGAGGCCGAGGCTTTCGATGCCGCGTGTCGCCTGTTCCGACTATCAGAACCCGATGCGGACGGGCTCACGCTGGCAGAGAAAGGGGCCTATCTGGATGAAGCGGGGATTCATCCCGACTTCATGGATGGTCCCGAAATGCCCGAGCAAGCCGAACGCGCATGGGCATGGTTCCGCGACCTCAGTAAACGAAGACCTCGGGGATTCGATGCCAGCCCGCTCCAGTGGTCCGACATTGACGCCTACTTCACCCGCATGGAAATAACCACCCGCCCATGGGAAATCCGTCTGATTTGCGCTTTTGACGATGCCTTCCTGAACCGAGCTGCGACGAAGGAGAAGTGAAATGCCAGACCTCGCAAGGCTCACAATCGCCGTTGACCATACCCAGGTTGCCGAGGGTGACAAGAAACTTGGTGCCCTGGCGACCACTGCCGACCGCGCCGAAGCAAGCCTTGCCAAGATGGGCCGCGTCATGGCGGGTCTCGGTGTCGTGGCTGGCCTTGGCATTGCCGCGAAACAGGTCTACAGCACTAACGCGGAATTCGAGCGGCTGAATACCTCCCTGGTCACGGTCATGAAGAGCCAGGCTCGGGCCAACCAGGTGTTCGGAGAATTGACGGACTTCGCGGCCAAGACTCCATTCCAGTTGGGGGAAGTCACCAGTGCCTACATCATGATGCGGGCCCGTGGTCTTGATCCCACGATGACCACCATGACCAGCCTGGGCAACCTAGCTTCGGGCATGGGACGTTCGTTCCAGGACACCATCGGGGCCGTAGGTTCTCTCGCTGCGGGCGAGATTGAGCCCATGAAGCAACTCGGGTTCTCGGTCATGACCATCGGTGATCAGGTGCGCCTTTCCTCGGGCGGCGTATCGGAAACCGTCTCCAGAAATGCCTACGAAATTTCAAAGGCCGTGGCCCGCATCTCGGATGTGAAGTTTGCCGGCGGTATGGAGCGGCAGATCGAGACGTTAGGCGGCGCGTTCTCCAACCTCCAGGACCAAGTCAGCGCCTCCATCTACAAGATGGGCCAGGGCGGATTCAATGAGAACGTTCGGGTGGGCATGCAAGAGCTTACCCGGAGCATCAGCGATGCCACGCCCGCCGCAACGGCATTTTTCACCAGCGTTGTTTCGGGGTCCGTCGATTCCGTGAAGTGGCTTGGGGAGCATCGAAACGCCGTGCTGTCCCTTGGATCAGCTTACCTGACCCTTCGAGCTGGGCTTGCCTACGGATCGGTGGTTTCAGAATTCGGGAGCCCCAAGACGGGTTCGGATGCTGGCCTTGGGTCAAAGTTGCGTGGGATGACCGACTATCTCCAGAGCCTCAAAATGGCTCGTATCGAGAGCGTAGCCTACGCAGAAAACGAAGTCCGAAACACGGCGATCACGCTTGCTTCCGCCCAGGCCCAGCGGTCCAAAGCGACGGCCATTGCGGTTGGAACCGCATCCGCATTCGAGGCGGCGGCAGTCCAGCGGATGATTGCACTCCAAGAGGCCCAGGTGACGGCGGCGACCGAAGCCCACACGGTTGCCCTCGCCAAGCAAGCCCTTGCCCAGAGGGCGAACACGGTTGCCGCTGGTGCTGGCAGCCTTGCCACAACAGGGTTCAAGACAATCGTGACCGCCCTTGGTGGCCCCATTTCGGCCACCGTGACGGCCCTGGTAGCGGCTGGAACCGCTGCCTACTTCTTCCGCGACAGTTTTAAATCCTCTGCGACGTCAGCACTGGAAGAGAGCAAGAAACTGACGGAGCAACTCGACAAGGAATTGATTGCCCTCAAGGAACGGAACAAGGCCCGCGCCGAAGGGAAGAACTACATCATAGGGGCTGGTGACGCCGATATTCAGTCAATCGTCAGCATGCGGAACCAGGTTGCCGAGGCCGAACAGCGCGTTGCGGCCCTCAAGGCAAATCTGGCAACTGCTTCCAGGACTTCCAGCGGCTCCGTCTACGGTGGTGATTCTGGAGAAACTGAATTCGAGCGCATCACTGCTGAACTAGATCAGGAGAACGCCACGCTCACGCGCCTGAATGCTTCCCTGACGCAGCATGTGAACAGGCTCAAGGCGGTCCAGGTCGAGAAACAGGCCGCATCCGATGCCGCTGCCGAAGCCAGCCGGAAAGAATCCGAGGCACAGGCAAAGAAGGCCAAGGAAGAGATGGCGGCCCAGTTGCGAGCCCAGGAAGCGCAAAAGCTTGTGGAGGAGCACAAGACCTCCGTGCGTGACCTGACAAAGAAGAATATTGTCGGCCTTGCGGAACTTCAGATGCCGTTCGGCGGTGCTGCCACCAGTGAAATCGAACGGTCTATCGCTGAACTATACGCTAACGCCAAGCGCCTGAAATACACCGCGTCAGAGATGAGGCTAGTGGATGAACAGGTTCGGCAGATGCGGGAGAAGGCCAGCGGGAAGTTGAATTACCAAGCCGCTGAAGATTCACGCGCCGACGAACAAAAGCGACTCCGTGATTCGCTGGATCTTCAGTATGCCCAGGCCAAGGCCGCTGAAAACTTCATGTTCGCGGAAGCCGATGCTGCAACCCGCCTGCGGGATGAGGATGCGAAGTTGTCAGCTCAAAAGGCGGTCTTGAACCAGCTCTACCAAGATGGCAATGTCACGATGCCGGAATACCGTGATCGCATGATGGAGTTGGAACGTCAGGCCCACATCATGACGGGGACGTTCGGGGACCTCCGCGACACCATCAACAATTGGGCATCCGATAGCGCCAATTCGTTTGTTGATTTCTGCTTTACAGGCAAGAACGCATTCGGGGATCTGATCACATCCATGCTGAAGGACTTGGCCCGTCTTGCGGTTCAGAAAAACATCACAGAGCCTTTGTTTGCTGGTTTCTCATCCTGGCTCGGGAGTCTTGGTGGCGGCGGGAATGATTTCACGCCAACGCTCTCCACCGTGAACGTTCCTCCATTGGCCACCGGAACCAACTACGTCCCCCAGGACATGCTGGCCCTGATCCATGAGGGTGAGGCGGTCGTGCCTAAGCAATACAACACGGGCGCAACGGGTGCGGTCCAGAACCTCACCGTCCAGATCAACATCGACCGCAGCGGATCAGCCACCACCACGACCAAGGGCGAGGATGACGCGATGAGCAAGCGGCTCATTGAGCGCATGCGCGGCGTGGCCCAGGAAGAACTCTACAACGCGCAGCGGGCCGGCGGAATGATGGCGGGGGGTAGGTGATGGCGGCGTTCACGTATATCCCCGACTGGGGACCCGATCCCAGCCTTGAACCTGCAACGCGCACCGTGAATCTTGGAGACGGGTATGAGCAGCGGAGCAATAAGGGGCTGAACCCCTACCTGCCTACCTGGAATCTGACCTTCTCCAAGCGAAGCCAGGGAGAGGCACAGGCCATCGCGGCGTGGTTCATTGCGAATACCGCGAACGTGACCGCCTTCACCTGGACGGCGCCTGACGGGGATACGGGCCTGTGGGTCGCCGACAAATGGACCCCCGCGAAGCCCGTGGACTACAACTCCTGGGCCGTGAGCGCCATCTTCCGCAAGGTGCCCGCATGACGCTGCCGTATTCGGAACTTCTCAGCCTCACGCCCTCGGCCAAAATCTACCTCTACGTCCTGGACGCAACCGGTATCGGTGGGGCTGTCTCCTACTTCTGCGCCTCGTCCACGGCGGCAGGCGCGAACATCGTGTGGCAGGGTGTGACCTACACCGCAATCCCGATCGAGGCCGAAGGGTTTGCCACCAACGCCAAGGGGACGCTTCCCCGGCCCAAGATCACCGTCTCCAACATCGGTGGCGTCGTCGGGGCCATGGTGCGTGACTTCAAAGACCTGGTGGGCGCCAAGCTCATCCGGAAGGTCACTTACGCCAAGCACCTGGACGGGATGCCCGGCGCGGATCCCAACCGGTGTATGCCGGATGAAATTTGGATCATCAATCAGAAGACCTCCGAGGTGCCCGAATCCATCACGTTTGAACTCATGGCCCCCATTGACGCGCAGGGGATGAAACTCCCACGTGGCATCATCCAGGCCACCACCTGCCGCTGGTCCAGCGAGAACACGGACGTTTGCCCCTACGTCATGACTTGTGACAAAGGACTGGCCACGGCCAACGGCTGCAAGGTCCACTACCCCACCGGCAACCTCCCCTTTGGCGCGTTCCCTGGAACGCAGTCGATCGGCTCATGACGCCGGAACTGCTTTCCCTGGTCCAGGCCCATGCGCGGGCGGAATTCCCGCGTGAGTCCTGCGGCCTGTTCGTCTGGGATGGGACCTGCAAGGCGGTCTATCGGCCCTGCCGGAACATCGCCAGCGAAGGGGAATTCGAGATTCACCCTGCGGACTGGGCAGATGCCGAAGATTCCGGGGTCATCATCGGCGTGGTCCACTCCCATCCCAGCGGGAAGGTCGAACCCTCCATGCAGGACAAGGCCGGTTGCCTCCGGTCCCAACTGCCCTGGTGGATCGTGACCCCCGAGGGGGAATGGACCCGGATGACCAATGCGCTTCCCCTTCAGGGACGGGTCTACGCCTGGGGTGTTCAGGACTGCTATTCCATCCTTCAGGACTGGTTCTCATTTCGAGGGATCACGCTTCCCGACTACATGAGGGACCCGGAAGACGGCCAGGACCACTACCGAACCCACTTCCAGGAATGCGGGTTCCAGGCGGTCAATTCTGACAGGCAGGTGGGGGATGTCCTGTTCTTCGGGAATCCCACCCATCATGCAGGCGTCTATGTCGGGGACGGGAGATTCCTGCACCACAGGGGAAAACAGCTTTCAAGGGTCGAAATGTTGGACGGCTACTGGCAACGGGAGCACTCGCTGACGGTCAGGAGGATGGCGTGAAACGCACGATTCTGCTCTACGGGGCCCTTCGGAAATTCGGGCGGAAGTTCGTCTTCGACGTGGATACCACCGCCGAAGCCATCAAGGCGCTTCGATCCCAGGTGAAGGGGTTCGAAGCCTACCTGCGGAACCACCTCCAAAACGATTTCTCGATCGTCCTGGACGGGGAAGCCCTGGACGAAGAAGGGCTCCAGTGGAACATGGGCAACGCCACCACCCTGAAGATCATCCCCGTGGTTTCGGGGGCAGACGGCGGGTTCCTGAAGGTTGTGGCGGGTTCCGTTCTGATTGTTGTTGGGAACATGTATCACCAGCAGTGGTTGATTGGCGTGGGTGCGTCCATGGCCCTTGGTGGCGTGGCTGAAATGCTGTCGGCAAACCCCGTCAACAACCCCTCCCTGAACTCCGAGAACCCCACTACCTATTCATTCGGATCCCCCCGCGTCACGACAGGGCAGGGCAAGCCGATTCCAATCGCCTACGGGGAATTGATCGTGGGCGGCCACCTCATCTCTGCGGGACGCCAGCCTGAATCCTGGCAGACCAACGGCATGGGCGGGATGGCTCCGGATGAAGTTGGAACCATGAGCGGGAACGGGGATACGTCCCCCTGGGTTTGGGCCCTTGCCCCTGTGAGCGCGTGATATGAGACGAATCGATTGGAACGGTGATCCTTCGAACCCGAATCCATTCCAGGACCCTGGACTTGCAGGGACCACCGGAACGGAGCGTGGGAAGACGCTCCAGATCCTCAGCGAAGGCCCCATCCAGGGCCTCTCGGATGGGCTGAAATCCGTCTACCTTGATGGGACCCCTGTCCAGGGTTCGGATGGGTCCTTCAACACGTCCAGCCTCGCCGTGGGCATGACCGCCGGGACGCTCACCCAGGTTCCCATCCCGGGTATTCAGGGCGTGGAGTCTGAAACGATCGTCAACACGCGGGTTTCCATTGCCTCGGGTGCCATACCCAGGACCATATCTACCTCTGGAATCACTGCCGTTCGGATCCGTCTTCGCTTTCCCCAGTTCCGGGGCGTGGACTCCACGACAGGGGCATCCTACAAAACGACCGTGACGCTCAAGATTGAGCGCCAGAGCGCGTCCTGGAATGGGGGCGCCTGGGAAGTCCTGGGCAATCTGGTCAATTCTGACAATCAGTCTTCGGCCTCCACTAAGGCATGGCGCATCGAACTCCCGGCGGCTGGACCCTGGACGATCCGAATCACGCGCCTCACGGCGGATTCAACTTCGGACTACCTCCAGAATGAAACCTGGTGGGACGCCTACACGGTCATCACGGATGCCAAGCTCTCCAATCCCTACATGGCGACCATCGCGGTTTCCATGGATTCCAAGCTGTTTTCGTCCATCCCGGAAGTCACGGCCAAGATCAAGGGTCGGATCATCAAGGTCCCGGCCAACTACACCCCCTCCACCCGGGCCTATGCGACCACCGGGACCGGGACCACGGGCGGGGGATGGGACGGCACGTTCAAACTGGCCTGGACCGACAACCCGGCCTGGATCTTCTACGACCTCTGCACGAATACCCGGTATGGGGCAGGGAACTACCTGAACGTCGCGGGCCTGGACAAGTGGGCGCTCTACACGATTGCCCAGTGGTGCGATGTCTTGGTGGACGATGGGAACGGCGGCACGGAACCGCGCTTCCGATGCTCCCTCTACATCCAGGGCCAGGACGAAGCCATCAAGATCCTTTCCGAACTGGCCTCGGTCTTCTGGGGGATCGTTTACTATGCGGGTGGAACGGTTTCGGCCCGTGCGGACGTGGATTCTGTGCCTGCCGCCCTCTACGTCAACGCGAACGTCGAAGATGGGCGCTTTGAATACACCGGCACCGCCTACAAGGCCCGGCACACCGCCGCGCTCGTGACGTGGTCGGATCCCAGCCTCGGCTATGCCTCTGCCGTGGAATACGTGGAGGATGCCGCGGGGATCGCCCGGTATGGCTACAACCCTGTTTCCGTCACTGCCGTTGGATGCACCTCCAAGGGACAGGCCCGGCGCTACGGCAAGCGGATCCTGGCCACGGAGCTGATGCAGACGGAAACGGTGGACTTCATCTCCCCCATGGAAGGGGCAGTATGCGTGCCTGGGGATATCATCCAGGTCCACGACAAGAACCGAGCCGGGAAAGGCAGGTGGGGCGGGCGCATCGTGTCGGCCACATCCACCTCCGTCACACTCGATGCCCCCGTCACCCTGGCCAGCGGGAAAACCTACACGCTCAAGGTGCGCCAGCCTGACGGGACGCTGGAAACCAGGACGGTCACGAACGCCGCAGGGACCTTTTCCACCCTCACGAGTGCAGCATGGACCCTGACGCCCACGGCCACCGCCGTCTGGATGCTCCAGGAGGGAACTACCGCATCCCTCTACCGAACTATTTCCATTGTGGAAAAGGATCCAGGACGCTTCGCCATCACGGCCTTGAGCCATGACCCCACGAAATACGCCCTCATCGAATCGAACCTCATTGCCGTGGGAACAACGGGCCCTTCCACCGCTGTCCCCGCCGTGACCGGCCTCGCGGCGGTCGAGTCGGTGCAAACCCTCACGGATCGGGTTTCCCACATCCTGACGGCCTCCTGGGGCCCCGCAACGGGTTCTTCCCCCACAGGCTACAACGCCGCGATCAGCCGGGAGTATGGGCCCTGGAACGACATGCCCGTCAGCGGGCTTTCTGCCGTGGCGTCCAACCTGGAGCCCGGGTCCTACCGGATCCGCGTCTTCGCGCTCTACGGGACCAGCCAATCCGCTTTTAACGAGGTATCGGCCACCGTCACGGATGGACCTGTCGGAAGCGCAGTCGGGGACCTCAACTCTCCCAATGCGTTGACCAACCTGGAAAAGGGTC is a genomic window containing:
- a CDS encoding DnaT-like ssDNA-binding protein gives rise to the protein MALTTTPGASDADTMASLAEALDHIATLTAAQSKGWPTDVPSQEAALKQGARKMNALDYKGSRVASEEAQPMPFPRVGIYDRSGFPIPSDVVPMAVKRAQIELSIWLWLKNRNTDAAPSRLKVGSLEIEGQTTQAFPDHVLAYLAPYLNSYGSSVMLVRG
- a CDS encoding phage tail terminator-like protein, encoding MSINLCRAAGEIQLKALPGLDPALVALPGIAFTKPSPAVLFFRYDFIPTGSWRALGDPSKRFYRGIFQITPCAPAGKGLAALTMAVDAVIAQFGHQRLIQGGVTLDTEDANPGPVNTETDWVSCPVSIAFETR
- a CDS encoding phage tail tube protein, with product MQITYIPETTLNTTPSTPVGITLRCTDYDSNISIPNVESNEIRTDRQRSPGAMGAPEASPSIKGELSYATLDDFLAAALGATWSPSLASVNLAVDGSAKTITRATGDFVADGFAIGHTVTMAGFTNGGNNSSQTITNVTTTVLTFSGATGLVTETSAAGRTITGNTLKVGGTSVTPKSVTLEHKDQSTSTTKYQPMTGVVVNKLGLSGALKETVQYSLELLAMTVGTMTASTLFSSIGAANTNPVFGNVIGSLKLNAVSMPNVTKWSMDFDNSSEVGRVCFSTAAHNATQKAVKITGTLEVYFADHTQSDRYAAGTEFPLSLTLGDGASKSYVIDCGRAKITDRKNPEKDGVRIETLTYEAYVPLTGTATACFITRKP
- a CDS encoding phage tail assembly chaperone produces the protein MHPDFMDGPEMPEQAERAWAWFRDLSKRRPRGFDASPLQWSDIDAYFTRMEITTRPWEIRLICAFDDAFLNRAATKEK
- a CDS encoding phage tail tape measure C-terminal domain-containing protein, encoding MPDLARLTIAVDHTQVAEGDKKLGALATTADRAEASLAKMGRVMAGLGVVAGLGIAAKQVYSTNAEFERLNTSLVTVMKSQARANQVFGELTDFAAKTPFQLGEVTSAYIMMRARGLDPTMTTMTSLGNLASGMGRSFQDTIGAVGSLAAGEIEPMKQLGFSVMTIGDQVRLSSGGVSETVSRNAYEISKAVARISDVKFAGGMERQIETLGGAFSNLQDQVSASIYKMGQGGFNENVRVGMQELTRSISDATPAATAFFTSVVSGSVDSVKWLGEHRNAVLSLGSAYLTLRAGLAYGSVVSEFGSPKTGSDAGLGSKLRGMTDYLQSLKMARIESVAYAENEVRNTAITLASAQAQRSKATAIAVGTASAFEAAAVQRMIALQEAQVTAATEAHTVALAKQALAQRANTVAAGAGSLATTGFKTIVTALGGPISATVTALVAAGTAAYFFRDSFKSSATSALEESKKLTEQLDKELIALKERNKARAEGKNYIIGAGDADIQSIVSMRNQVAEAEQRVAALKANLATASRTSSGSVYGGDSGETEFERITAELDQENATLTRLNASLTQHVNRLKAVQVEKQAASDAAAEASRKESEAQAKKAKEEMAAQLRAQEAQKLVEEHKTSVRDLTKKNIVGLAELQMPFGGAATSEIERSIAELYANAKRLKYTASEMRLVDEQVRQMREKASGKLNYQAAEDSRADEQKRLRDSLDLQYAQAKAAENFMFAEADAATRLRDEDAKLSAQKAVLNQLYQDGNVTMPEYRDRMMELERQAHIMTGTFGDLRDTINNWASDSANSFVDFCFTGKNAFGDLITSMLKDLARLAVQKNITEPLFAGFSSWLGSLGGGGNDFTPTLSTVNVPPLATGTNYVPQDMLALIHEGEAVVPKQYNTGATGAVQNLTVQINIDRSGSATTTTKGEDDAMSKRLIERMRGVAQEELYNAQRAGGMMAGGR
- a CDS encoding phage tail protein gives rise to the protein MAAFTYIPDWGPDPSLEPATRTVNLGDGYEQRSNKGLNPYLPTWNLTFSKRSQGEAQAIAAWFIANTANVTAFTWTAPDGDTGLWVADKWTPAKPVDYNSWAVSAIFRKVPA
- a CDS encoding phage minor tail protein L, giving the protein MTLPYSELLSLTPSAKIYLYVLDATGIGGAVSYFCASSTAAGANIVWQGVTYTAIPIEAEGFATNAKGTLPRPKITVSNIGGVVGAMVRDFKDLVGAKLIRKVTYAKHLDGMPGADPNRCMPDEIWIINQKTSEVPESITFELMAPIDAQGMKLPRGIIQATTCRWSSENTDVCPYVMTCDKGLATANGCKVHYPTGNLPFGAFPGTQSIGS
- a CDS encoding C40 family peptidase produces the protein MTPELLSLVQAHARAEFPRESCGLFVWDGTCKAVYRPCRNIASEGEFEIHPADWADAEDSGVIIGVVHSHPSGKVEPSMQDKAGCLRSQLPWWIVTPEGEWTRMTNALPLQGRVYAWGVQDCYSILQDWFSFRGITLPDYMRDPEDGQDHYRTHFQECGFQAVNSDRQVGDVLFFGNPTHHAGVYVGDGRFLHHRGKQLSRVEMLDGYWQREHSLTVRRMA
- a CDS encoding tail assembly protein produces the protein MKRTILLYGALRKFGRKFVFDVDTTAEAIKALRSQVKGFEAYLRNHLQNDFSIVLDGEALDEEGLQWNMGNATTLKIIPVVSGADGGFLKVVAGSVLIVVGNMYHQQWLIGVGASMALGGVAEMLSANPVNNPSLNSENPTTYSFGSPRVTTGQGKPIPIAYGELIVGGHLISAGRQPESWQTNGMGGMAPDEVGTMSGNGDTSPWVWALAPVSA